A window of archaeon BMS3Bbin15 contains these coding sequences:
- a CDS encoding small nuclear ribonucleoprotein, producing the protein MVIKPENMLTNSLDKTIVLGLRDGSVYRGTLKGFDEYENIILSDVIRIKPENKGSEGVKEAVFKGGNVVYIFRQ; encoded by the coding sequence ATGGTTATAAAACCTGAAAATATGCTGACAAATTCCCTCGACAAGACGATTGTCTTGGGATTGAGAGACGGTTCTGTTTACAGAGGAACCCTTAAAGGATTTGACGAATATGAGAATATTATCCTGAGTGATGTCATAAGGATAAAACCGGAAAATAAAGGAAGCGAAGGAGTAAAAGAAGCAGTTTTCAAAGGTGGTAATGTAGTTTATATATTCAGACAATAG
- the polB gene encoding DNA polymerase II, which translates to MKAFLLDIDYETQDNRAVIRLFLKDEKGRFFLAKDRNFFPYFYAFISGYPNEIIHSIKELDEKARIKKLEMVEKEYFKKRINVLRIIVGHPQDVVAVREQIKELEGIDEIHEYDILFARRYLIDKNITPMDWLEIEGKKRDEYLEVDMIKRAQGEVPELKILSFDTEVYNPKGAPRPDRDPITMVSLASSTGLKKVLTWKDELEDLDFVEVLPDEASVLKRFEDIVFEEDFDIVIGYNTDNFDFPYLEKRLKALDISFSIARDGSELKLSGRKNLPEAKIKGRPHADVYSIVKRNVKLSSYVLENVVKEVLGIQKEKIPGEKLYQYWDEGGENLRKLARYSLEDAEVTLKLGQKFLPLYEQLARIIGQTLHDVARMTTGQLVEWLLMRESSLKGNIIPNRPHGAEYMARAGETYTGGYVKSPKRGLSENIAVFDFRSLYPSVIVTHNIDPSTLKMENCKENIVPEFGYCFETSHRGFIPEILKDLVGKRNIIKKKLKETSDPVERLFLHVQQHALKILANSFYGYMGYPRARWYKRECAQAVASLARMYIKKVMKIAEEDFSLEVIYGDTDSLFVVVPENKRDIAIKFLERVNADLPGIIELEYEGYYKRGLFVTKKRYALIDEKGKITVKGLEFVRRDWAAIARRTQEKVLGILLKDANPEKAAKLVREVIINIKERRVKLEDLIIYTQLTKSIKSYKNIEPHLIAAKKLKTRGKEVTPGMIIGYVIVRGTNKLISMRAEPAAFVKLENYDPDYYIDNQILPAVLRIFEAIGYTRDYLRDGIQQKSLKGWFE; encoded by the coding sequence ATGAAGGCTTTTTTGCTGGATATAGATTATGAGACACAGGATAACAGAGCGGTGATAAGGCTCTTTCTCAAAGATGAGAAGGGCAGATTCTTTTTAGCAAAGGACAGGAACTTTTTTCCCTACTTTTATGCCTTCATATCAGGTTATCCAAATGAAATAATCCACAGTATTAAAGAACTGGATGAAAAGGCGAGGATTAAGAAGCTGGAGATGGTTGAGAAGGAATATTTCAAAAAGAGAATAAATGTGCTCAGGATTATTGTCGGTCATCCCCAGGATGTTGTTGCTGTGAGGGAGCAGATAAAGGAATTAGAGGGTATAGACGAAATACATGAATATGACATCCTTTTTGCTCGAAGGTATCTTATTGATAAAAATATTACACCCATGGACTGGCTTGAAATAGAAGGCAAAAAAAGAGACGAATATCTGGAAGTGGATATGATAAAAAGGGCTCAGGGTGAAGTACCGGAACTTAAAATACTCTCCTTTGACACAGAAGTCTACAATCCTAAAGGTGCACCCAGACCAGATAGAGACCCTATAACTATGGTAAGTCTTGCCTCCAGCACAGGACTGAAAAAAGTGCTCACATGGAAGGATGAACTTGAAGACCTTGACTTTGTGGAGGTACTCCCTGATGAGGCTTCTGTTCTTAAAAGGTTCGAAGACATTGTATTTGAAGAAGATTTCGATATTGTCATAGGTTACAACACAGACAACTTTGACTTCCCTTATCTTGAAAAGAGACTAAAAGCTCTGGACATTAGTTTTTCCATTGCCAGAGATGGAAGTGAATTAAAGCTGAGTGGAAGAAAAAATCTTCCTGAAGCTAAAATCAAAGGCAGACCCCATGCAGATGTATATTCTATTGTAAAAAGGAATGTGAAGCTTTCCAGCTACGTTCTGGAGAATGTGGTGAAAGAGGTTCTGGGGATACAAAAGGAGAAGATTCCCGGTGAAAAACTGTATCAATACTGGGATGAAGGTGGTGAGAATCTCAGAAAACTTGCCAGATATTCACTGGAGGATGCCGAAGTTACTCTCAAACTGGGGCAAAAGTTTCTACCTTTATATGAGCAGCTCGCAAGAATTATAGGTCAGACACTGCATGATGTGGCGCGGATGACAACAGGACAGCTTGTGGAGTGGCTCCTAATGAGAGAGTCTTCCCTTAAAGGTAATATTATACCTAATCGGCCTCATGGGGCTGAATATATGGCAAGAGCGGGGGAGACTTATACTGGAGGCTATGTAAAAAGTCCAAAAAGAGGGCTCTCTGAAAACATTGCTGTTTTCGATTTCAGAAGCCTGTATCCCAGCGTTATTGTAACTCATAATATTGACCCTTCAACACTGAAGATGGAGAACTGTAAAGAGAATATTGTGCCTGAGTTCGGCTATTGTTTCGAGACTTCCCACAGAGGCTTCATACCGGAAATCCTGAAGGACTTGGTAGGAAAAAGAAATATAATCAAAAAGAAACTTAAAGAGACCAGTGACCCCGTAGAAAGGCTCTTTCTGCATGTCCAGCAGCATGCTTTGAAAATTCTCGCCAACAGCTTTTATGGTTATATGGGATACCCCAGGGCAAGATGGTATAAAAGAGAATGCGCCCAGGCAGTGGCATCCCTAGCAAGGATGTATATCAAAAAGGTAATGAAGATTGCCGAGGAGGACTTCAGCCTGGAGGTTATTTATGGTGATACTGATTCTCTCTTTGTGGTAGTTCCTGAAAATAAAAGAGATATAGCAATTAAATTCTTAGAAAGAGTAAATGCTGACCTTCCTGGAATAATCGAGCTTGAATATGAGGGTTACTATAAGAGAGGCCTATTTGTTACTAAGAAGCGATATGCCCTGATTGATGAAAAGGGAAAAATTACTGTTAAGGGTCTAGAGTTTGTGAGAAGGGACTGGGCGGCCATAGCAAGAAGGACCCAGGAGAAGGTATTAGGGATACTGCTGAAAGATGCCAATCCAGAAAAGGCTGCAAAGCTTGTCAGAGAAGTTATTATAAACATAAAAGAAAGAAGGGTCAAACTGGAAGACCTGATAATCTACACCCAGCTCACAAAGAGCATAAAAAGCTACAAGAACATTGAGCCCCATCTGATTGCTGCCAAAAAGCTCAAGACCAGAGGAAAGGAGGTTACACCGGGCATGATAATAGGTTATGTTATTGTCAGGGGCACTAACAAACTGATATCCATGAGAGCCGAACCTGCTGCTTTTGTGAAACTAGAGAACTACGACCCTGACTATTATATCGACAACCAGATTTTGCCGGCAGTACTTAGAATCTTCGAAGCCATTGGCTACACCAGAGATTACCTGCGAGATGGCATACAACAGAAAAGCCTGAAGGGATGGTTTGAATAG
- the nox gene encoding NADH dehydrogenase, which translates to MIGAILKRRSIRKYEDKEMPEEDIKEILEAAMYAPTAWGTRPWHFIVVKKSELKQKLSEATPYASHAAKAPVLIVLVVNMNLAKQWVEDMSIAADHIMLQATDLDYGSCFVQIRGSDYKGRDAQKYVKELLKIPSEFNVECMVTLGKAAEEKDAHTRKEIDKERIHWDGW; encoded by the coding sequence ATGATTGGAGCTATTTTAAAGAGGCGGTCTATTCGAAAGTACGAGGATAAAGAAATGCCAGAGGAAGACATAAAAGAGATCCTCGAGGCTGCCATGTATGCTCCTACCGCCTGGGGAACCAGACCCTGGCATTTTATTGTTGTAAAGAAAAGCGAACTGAAGCAAAAACTTTCTGAAGCCACACCATATGCATCTCATGCTGCCAAGGCTCCTGTGTTAATTGTACTGGTGGTGAATATGAACCTGGCAAAGCAGTGGGTGGAGGACATGAGCATCGCAGCAGACCATATAATGCTCCAGGCGACAGACCTGGATTACGGTAGCTGCTTTGTTCAAATAAGAGGCAGCGACTATAAAGGGCGAGATGCCCAGAAGTATGTAAAAGAATTGCTGAAAATACCTTCTGAGTTCAATGTGGAGTGTATGGTCACACTGGGAAAGGCAGCCGAAGAAAAGGATGCCCATACCAGAAAGGAGATTGATAAAGAAAGGATTCACTGGGATGGCTGGTAA